A region of Fervidobacterium sp. DNA encodes the following proteins:
- a CDS encoding YigZ family protein: MPTEMFKTIKGIIEEKINVERSVFIATISFAENETDAREFISKISKKYQDATHNCTAYRILNISSDNVVEYYSDGKEPPGTAGLPILNTLRKNNLLNVAAVVSRYFGGVKLGVRGLIDAYSKAVQVTIDKAVETKSIQLKKRAYKQKLKIDFHSYGKKMQSLSYMGVNILDISYTEEYAYLEIICQKPVELEEVESTQVVYVEYL, from the coding sequence ATGCCAACGGAGATGTTCAAAACAATTAAAGGCATCATTGAAGAGAAGATAAATGTAGAGAGATCTGTTTTTATTGCAACTATCTCTTTTGCTGAAAATGAAACAGATGCAAGGGAATTCATCTCAAAGATATCTAAAAAATACCAAGATGCAACTCACAATTGTACAGCTTATAGAATATTAAATATTAGCTCAGATAACGTTGTTGAGTATTATTCTGATGGAAAAGAACCACCTGGGACAGCTGGATTGCCAATACTTAACACACTCCGCAAGAATAATTTGCTTAACGTTGCAGCCGTTGTCTCAAGGTATTTCGGCGGTGTAAAGCTTGGTGTTCGTGGACTGATAGATGCTTATTCAAAAGCCGTTCAAGTGACTATAGATAAAGCGGTTGAAACAAAAAGTATACAACTGAAAAAGAGAGCATACAAGCAAAAATTGAAGATAGATTTTCATTCGTATGGTAAAAAAATGCAATCGCTGAGCTATATGGGAGTTAATATACTTGATATTTCTTACACAGAAGAATATGCTTATCTTGAGATAATTTGCCAAAAACCAGTTGAACTTGAGGAAGTCGAGAGTACACAGGTAGTTTATGTGGAATATCTTTAA
- the glpX gene encoding class II fructose-bisphosphatase, which translates to MEKEITLELVRVTEAAALMASRYLGRGDKEIVDKAASDAMRGMLDYIEMKGTVVLGEGEKDKAPMLYIGEQVGRWAEDDPELDIAVDPIDGTRLVAYGLPNAISVIAATEKGAIEYLPTYYSYKLAVGPELAGKLDINASIRENLRVAAAILGMEISELTCVVLNRDRHREIIDEIRKVGARIKLISDGDIAAAIATALPESNVDIYIGIGGSPEALLAAAALKSLGGEIQVKLWPLDETEKIKLTEQGYNLEKVYKTDDLIKSDNVIFSATGVTDGDMLKGVKFYKNTAITESIVMRSKTRTIRRIIAQHNMTYKTIPLKSTGEIKYLNGLKKL; encoded by the coding sequence ATGGAAAAAGAGATTACGTTAGAGCTTGTGAGAGTTACGGAAGCAGCTGCACTGATGGCAAGTAGGTATCTCGGAAGGGGTGATAAGGAGATTGTTGATAAAGCAGCATCTGATGCAATGAGAGGTATGCTTGATTATATCGAGATGAAAGGGACCGTGGTGCTTGGCGAGGGTGAGAAGGATAAAGCACCCATGCTTTATATAGGTGAACAAGTCGGAAGATGGGCAGAAGATGATCCAGAATTAGATATTGCTGTTGACCCTATAGATGGAACAAGACTTGTAGCATATGGGCTTCCAAACGCTATAAGTGTAATTGCAGCAACTGAGAAAGGTGCAATTGAGTATCTGCCGACTTACTATTCTTACAAGCTTGCAGTAGGACCTGAATTAGCAGGGAAATTAGATATAAATGCATCTATAAGGGAAAACTTACGAGTAGCGGCAGCGATTCTTGGAATGGAAATTTCCGAACTGACCTGTGTTGTACTTAACAGAGATAGACATAGAGAAATAATTGATGAAATAAGAAAGGTCGGCGCCAGAATCAAGCTGATAAGTGATGGAGACATAGCAGCCGCAATTGCGACTGCCCTTCCAGAAAGCAACGTAGATATATACATCGGTATCGGTGGTTCTCCTGAAGCCTTGTTGGCAGCTGCTGCTTTAAAATCGCTTGGTGGTGAAATTCAAGTTAAACTGTGGCCACTCGACGAAACTGAGAAGATTAAATTGACAGAGCAAGGATACAACTTAGAGAAAGTATATAAAACAGATGACTTGATAAAGTCAGATAATGTTATTTTTTCGGCAACTGGCGTAACCGACGGAGATATGCTTAAAGGAGTAAAATTTTACAAGAATACAGCTATAACAGAATCAATTGTCATGAGATCAAAAACGAGAACAATAAGACGTATAATAGCACAACACAATATGACATACAAAACGATACCATTGAAGAGTACTGGTGAAATAAAATATCTGAATGGGTTAAAAAAACTGTGA
- a CDS encoding NlpC/P60 family protein, with product MKSFIKILIILSIMLSVGVFSFTTRELTASEIERMFQFLTSLKNTPYVWGGTNEFGIDCSGLVVYILNKLGFKKFVYKGSLVLDVTADNLYKYNTKPLKDVKDLKKGDLIFLDMNEDGTFDHVTVFETIDEYGNIWVWDAAEMSDGLLQNKVDRKPIFLLSARKYALGRILVVVEQPNTQSKNKTK from the coding sequence ATGAAATCTTTTATCAAAATACTGATCATACTCAGTATAATGTTGTCTGTTGGTGTTTTTTCGTTTACAACAAGAGAGCTCACAGCTTCTGAAATAGAACGCATGTTTCAATTCTTAACAAGCTTAAAAAATACACCATACGTTTGGGGAGGAACAAATGAATTTGGTATTGATTGCAGTGGACTAGTAGTATACATACTCAACAAACTTGGTTTTAAAAAATTCGTCTACAAAGGTTCGTTGGTTTTAGATGTTACAGCTGATAATCTTTATAAATACAATACGAAACCACTCAAAGACGTGAAAGATTTGAAAAAAGGCGACTTGATTTTTTTAGATATGAATGAAGATGGAACTTTTGACCATGTTACCGTGTTTGAGACAATTGATGAATACGGTAATATTTGGGTTTGGGACGCAGCAGAAATGTCTGATGGACTTCTTCAAAATAAGGTAGATAGAAAACCAATCTTTTTGCTATCAGCGAGAAAATACGCTCTTGGCAGGATTTTGGTAGTTGTAGAGCAACCGAATACACAGTCAAAAAATAAGACTAAGTGA